In Candidatus Eisenbacteria bacterium, the genomic stretch ACATTTGCAGGGAAGGCGAGAGTCGCTTGAGATACTCGATGGAGGTCTCTCCGAGATCCGGCTTCGATTCGCTTTGATTGTACTCGCCGGTCGTGCGAATCGTGAGCGTGCCCCAAGAAAAGCCTCTCGCAAAACCGAACCCTGGCTTGACGTCCCATTTCTCATCGCCGATCAGCACTTTGCTCTGCTGCGTTGGGGCGGTCACCTCTAGGTAAGCGAAGAGCTCGGGCAGGCTCGCTTTCTCCTTCAGGCAGCGCACGCGGATCTGCCCCTCGACATCGCCGAGGCCCGATTCCTTGGTCTTGGCCGGCGTCGCGTACGTATCGCTGGGATCCTTCTCGAGGGAGGCGGTCATGTAGGCGGTGGTGAATTCGAGCGCGAGCCAATCGGTCCAGCCGTAGCTCACCATGACCCCCGTCTCGGAGCTCCAGAACTTGCCTCGATAGTCGACGTCCCCGCCCACGCCGAACATGTCGGGTTGATATTCGCGGTTGTGATCGATGGTGTGCGAGAAGGAGGGATATACCACGAGCTCGCCCTTGTGAACGTAGGTGCCGAATGCCGAGGTCTGAACCCCACGCCCGGTGTCGCGGTATTGCTCCAACTGGGCGTGGTCCGCGGCCGCGGCCGGAGCCGTGAAGGCGACTCCCGCCAGGCCGATGGCGATACCGAGTAGGGGTGCGAAACCTTGGATTGGAGTTTTCATGGGTGCTCTTCTCCTCTCTTTACCGTTTCACTCGGGCCGCTACTCCGCGTGCGTGCTATCACAGACGGAGCAGCCCTTGTCGAAGACCACCCGCCAGCGGCCGTCGGGCTCGAGGCGCCACACCGAGTTGAACGTCCCGATCAGCTTGCCGTCGGGATCCATCACCGGACCGCTGCTGTGGGCGAGCTTCCCGGAGTCGAGCACCTCGACGACCTCCGGCCGCCAGGAGAACGGTGCCTTGGGTCCATCGAAGAGTGGCTTCCACCCTTCGACGACGGCCGCGTTGCCGCGCATCACGCCGCGACGACCGAAGAAGACCGCGTCCGGCGCCACATAGGTCCCGAATGCCTTGAGGTCGCGAGCCGCCATCGTGGCGGCGAAGGTGCTCTCCGCCGCGAAGACCTGGCTCCGTGGATCGGGCTTCGTCTTCGCGTCCGCGGAGACGATCGTTAGGGCGATGCCGGCGGCGACGAACGCTGGAATCAGGAAGCGCATGAGACCACTCCTTTCAAGGCGCGCGCGAGCGCCTGCAGCAACGACTCCGAATCCCGCGCCGGGCCGAACGCGGGAATCGCGGGGCCACGGAGCGCCCGTTCCATGTCAACGAAATCGGGCGCGGGGAGATACGCGCGGCCCAAGAGCGCCCGGTCATCCCATATCGCGGGCGGATACCCCTCTCCCAGAATCCTACCCGGTTCCCCCGGTTCGCGCCCGAGCAGAACGATCCGATCCGCGACCGCGGAAGCAAAATCGAGGTCGTGGCTCGCCATGAGGATGGCGTGCCCCCGCCCGTTCAAGCCGCGCACCACCCCCGCGAGGGCGCGCCTTCCCTCAGGATCGAGTCCGGCCGTCGGCTCATCGAGGAGCAGCACGCGCGGGGGCTCGGCGAGAAGGGAGGCGAGCGCGACGCGGCGTTTCTCGCCCTCGCTCAACGTCATGGGAACACGCGAGGCGAACGGTTCGTGACGAAGGCCAACCAGCTCCATCGCTTCGCGCCCGCGGGCCCGGCGCTCCTCCGCGGGCACGCCGTCGACCCAGAGAATCGCGGTCACGTCCTCCTCCACCGTGCGGCCGAAGAGCTGGCGCTCGGGGTACTCGAGCGCGAGCGCGGTGGGCCGTTCGCGCCCGTTCCCCGTCGCCGGCCTATGGATCGATCCCGAGGTCGGATCCAACAAGCCTGCCGCGAGCTTCAAGAGCGTGCTCTTCCCCGAGCCGCTCACGCCGACGAGGGCGACGACCTCGCCCATGCCCACCCGGAGACCGACGCCAGCGATCAGGGGGCTCCTTCCACCGTGGCCCCTTGGCGCGTACGCGACGTCGCGGAGCTCGAGCGCGGCATCTCGAGCCCTGAAATCCTGCGCCGGGACCGGCGGGGGCGCGACTCCGGCACCCTCGCGGGGGCGGAGCGTCGCGAGCCCGGTCGTGAGCGAGGTCAAATCGATGGCCAACGGTCCGCTCCACAACCGATCAAGCGCGAGCAGCGCCGACGCGCGCATCGCGAGCGGGTAGGGTACGTCCGTCGCATCGAGGACGGTTTGCGGCGATAAGGCCGTCGGGTCCACGAGTCGTGTGCCCGCGATCAGATGTAAACGCTCGCAGGGATAAGGAGCGTCCGCATCCTGATGCGTGCGAACGAGGGTGAACCGGCCGGATTGCGCGTCCTCGACCAAGCGCCGCTCCAGCTCGCGCCTGCTTCCGGGATCCAGGTGCGCCAACGACTGATCGAGCAGGAGGACTTGCGGCTTCGCCGCCATCACGGCCGCCAGGAGGGTCCGCGCCTTCTCCCCGGCGCTCAGCGCTTGCGGCGCGCGGGCCTCGAACCCCGCCAGACCGTACGCCTCGACAACCTCGGCCGTGCGCGCGCGGATCTCCTCCGGCGGCAACGCGAGCGACTCCAGCCCGAAGGCGATCTCGGCCTCGACGGAGTCGGTGAGGAACTGGGGATCAGGCTCCTCGAAGAGGACCGCGACGCGCGGCCAGAGGGAAGGCGCGTCGCGGCCCCGCTCGATCGGCGCGCCGCCGAGCAGGACGCGCCCGGAAGCCGGCGGATGAAAGCCCGCAAGCAATCGGATCAGCGTGGTCTTGCCGGAGCCGTTCGGCCCGAGGATGAGATGGCTCTCGCCCGGGCGGAACTCGGCGGTTACATCGCGGAGGATCTGGCGCGGCGCGTCATGGGCGGATGCCCCCGGCACGGTGGCCGAAACCGCATCCAGCCGGATCACGTCGGCGACCGGGCGCCCTCGAGAAGGTGGGCGCGGACCTCCTCCATGATCTCGATGAGCGGCCTGCCGGTCGCGTGGGCGATGCGCCTCAGGTCGTCGTACTCGGGAACGCTCCGTTCCTCCCCCGAGGGAAGCGCGATCGTCTTGACGCGCACCCGGCCGAGGGGCGTTTCCACGTCCCGGATCGACCGCCTCAGCTCGATCCGGCCCTCCCGCCTCACGCGGACCCCGATCGTCGAGGACTCCGCGAAGAGCCGCTCGACCACCGCGGGGGCGCGGCGGGGATCGCAGAGGGCGGTCACCAGCACGCCGGGCCGCCCCTTCTTCATCTGCACCGGGGTCAGGAAGACCTCCGCCGCGCCGCTCTCGAAGAGGGCTTCGGTCAGGTGGCCGTAGAGCTGCGGGTTCATGTCGTCGATCGTGGTCTCGAGCACCTCCACCGAGCCGGCCCCCTCGCCGACAAGCGGCTCGCCCAGGATCGCGCGAAGGACGTTCGGGAATTCTTTGATGTCCATGGTGCCCGTCGCGACGCCGGTCTTCCGGGGCCGGATTCCGACCGGCTCTCCGATCGTCTCGCAGAGAGCGCGCAGGAGCGCGGCTCCCGTGGGGGTCGTCAGCTCGGCCTCGATCTCGGTCGTCCGGACCGCCACCCCTTCCAGGATCCGGAGGGTCGCGGGCGCGGGGATCGGGAGAACGCCGTGGGCGGCCCGAACGAAGCCGCGGCCCTGCGGAATGACCGACGCGTAGCACCGCTCGACGCCGAGAAGTTCCAGCGCCCACGCGGTGCCGACGATGTCGACGATCGCGTCGATCGCCCCGACCTCGTGGAAGTGGACCTTCTCGAGCGGCACCTGGTGCGCCTCGGCCTCGGCGCGCCCGAGGATCTCGAACGTGCCGAGAGCCCGCGCGAGGACGCGGTCGGGCAGCTTGGCCCCCTCGAGCAATCCGCGGATTTCGGTGAAATGGCGGTGGGCTTTCGTCTCGCGCGTCTCGACCTTAAGCTGGAACGCCTCGAAGCCGTGGCGTTCCACGCGCTTCTCGCCGAGCGTGAAGCCGTCGAGCGGGAGCGCCCTGAGCCGCCGGTCGATCTCCGGAAGCGGCGCTCCGAGCGCGACGAGGGAGCCCAGGATCATGTCCCCCGAGGCCCCCGACACGCAATCGAAGTAGATGATGTTCATCCGCGACAACCCCTGTGCCGCTTCATCCGCGTCTCCGCGCGCGCGACTGGCGCGCGATGACGCCGGCGGCGTAGCCGGCGCCGAAGCCATTGTCGATGTTCACGACCGTGACCCCCGCGGCGCAGGCGTTGAGCATCGCCAGGAGGGCCGCGAGCCCCCCGTAGGAGGCCCCGTAGCCCACGCTCGTCGGGACGGCGATAACCGGGCGGTCGGTCATCCCCCCCACCACGCTGGCGAGCGCCCCTTCCATCCCCGCGACCACGACCACCGCCGACGCCTTCCGAAGCGCACGGACGTGGGCGAGCAGCCGGTGGATCCCCGCCACCCCCGCATCGTACACCCGGCTGACGGGCACTCCCATGAATTCGAGCGTCACGGCGGCCTCTTCGGCGACCGGAAGGTCCGAGGTCCCCGCGCTGACCACGAGGACCGATCCTCCGCGCCCGACCTTCCGCCGCGCGGCGCGCTCGATCACGACCGCCCGCGCCTCTTCCTTCCACACGGCCCGATCCCCGAACTCCTCGATGAGCGCCTCCGCCTGCCCCTGCTTCACGCGGGTCGCCAGGCAGCGGCCGCTCCGCCGCGCGATCGCGCGCGCGATCGTGACGCACTGACGCACGGTTTTCCCCTCGCAGAGGATGACTTCGGGAAGGTGTTGCCGAAGGCTTCTGTGGTGGTCGACCAGGGCGGGACCGACCGTTTCGAACGGCAGGCGGGCAAGCGATTCGAGGGCTTCGCGCGTGCTCATCCGCCCGCGCCGCACGCTCGTTAGAATTTTACGGAGACGCGCAGGATCCATTCAACTCGGTCGCGGTCCCATTCGCTTCGCCGTCTTCCCCGCCCGCGTCCGCGTCGGCGGCGTCGAGGACCGGCGCGTACGGCGTGGGCGCGCTCTCGAGCTTTTCGAGGTAGCTCCAGAGGAGCGCTTCGGTCTCGGCGGGCGTCTTCGCGTGGTTGATCTCGCGGCAAAGCGTCGAGTTGTCGTAGAGGCCTCGGACGTACCAGGCGATGTGCTTGCGCATGAGGATCGAGGCGTAGTCGCCCTTCTTCCGCGCGAGATCGTGGAGATGGGTCACCGCCGTCTCGATCCTCTCCCGCGGTGTCGGCTCGGGCCCGGCATCGCCGCCGTCCAGGAGCCGCTGCGCGCGCTCGAAGAGCCACGGGTTTCCGAACGAACCGCGTCCCACCATCACGCCGTCGCACCCGGTTTCCTGAATCATCCGCTGCGCGTCTTCAGGTGTCTTCACGTCGCCGTTCCCGATCACCGGGAGCCCCGTCGCCTCCTTGACGCGCGCGATGACGTCCCAGTGCGCCTTTCCCCCGAACTTCTCGGAGCGGGCGCGCGCGTGTACCGCGATCCAGCGGACGCCGGCGCGCTCCAGCACGCCCGCCACCTCGGGGGCGTTTGTGGAGTTCTGATCCCACCCGATCCGGATCTTGGCGGTCACCGGGAGCGACACCGCGTTCACGACCGCGGAGGTGACTCG encodes the following:
- a CDS encoding nuclear transport factor 2 family protein, coding for MRFLIPAFVAAGIALTIVSADAKTKPDPRSQVFAAESTFAATMAARDLKAFGTYVAPDAVFFGRRGVMRGNAAVVEGWKPLFDGPKAPFSWRPEVVEVLDSGKLAHSSGPVMDPDGKLIGTFNSVWRLEPDGRWRVVFDKGCSVCDSTHAE
- the larB gene encoding nickel pincer cofactor biosynthesis protein LarB codes for the protein MDPARLRKILTSVRRGRMSTREALESLARLPFETVGPALVDHHRSLRQHLPEVILCEGKTVRQCVTIARAIARRSGRCLATRVKQGQAEALIEEFGDRAVWKEEARAVVIERAARRKVGRGGSVLVVSAGTSDLPVAEEAAVTLEFMGVPVSRVYDAGVAGIHRLLAHVRALRKASAVVVVAGMEGALASVVGGMTDRPVIAVPTSVGYGASYGGLAALLAMLNACAAGVTVVNIDNGFGAGYAAGVIARQSRARRRG
- the dusB gene encoding tRNA dihydrouridine synthase DusB, which produces MQAGPIRLEGRVLLSPLCGVTDSPFRMLARKHGAAMVFCEMTSSDGLVRKNPKTFELLHYRPEERPIGAQLCGSDPSVMAEAARMVADLGFDTIDLNYGCPVRKVIARDAGAAMLTDMERLERVTSAVVNAVSLPVTAKIRIGWDQNSTNAPEVAGVLERAGVRWIAVHARARSEKFGGKAHWDVIARVKEATGLPVIGNGDVKTPEDAQRMIQETGCDGVMVGRGSFGNPWLFERAQRLLDGGDAGPEPTPRERIETAVTHLHDLARKKGDYASILMRKHIAWYVRGLYDNSTLCREINHAKTPAETEALLWSYLEKLESAPTPYAPVLDAADADAGGEDGEANGTATELNGSCASP
- a CDS encoding ATP-binding cassette domain-containing protein; translated protein: MIRLDAVSATVPGASAHDAPRQILRDVTAEFRPGESHLILGPNGSGKTTLIRLLAGFHPPASGRVLLGGAPIERGRDAPSLWPRVAVLFEEPDPQFLTDSVEAEIAFGLESLALPPEEIRARTAEVVEAYGLAGFEARAPQALSAGEKARTLLAAVMAAKPQVLLLDQSLAHLDPGSRRELERRLVEDAQSGRFTLVRTHQDADAPYPCERLHLIAGTRLVDPTALSPQTVLDATDVPYPLAMRASALLALDRLWSGPLAIDLTSLTTGLATLRPREGAGVAPPPVPAQDFRARDAALELRDVAYAPRGHGGRSPLIAGVGLRVGMGEVVALVGVSGSGKSTLLKLAAGLLDPTSGSIHRPATGNGRERPTALALEYPERQLFGRTVEEDVTAILWVDGVPAEERRARGREAMELVGLRHEPFASRVPMTLSEGEKRRVALASLLAEPPRVLLLDEPTAGLDPEGRRALAGVVRGLNGRGHAILMASHDLDFASAVADRIVLLGREPGEPGRILGEGYPPAIWDDRALLGRAYLPAPDFVDMERALRGPAIPAFGPARDSESLLQALARALKGVVSCAS
- the larC gene encoding nickel pincer cofactor biosynthesis protein LarC; translation: MASAPATPPASSRASRARGDADEAAQGLSRMNIIYFDCVSGASGDMILGSLVALGAPLPEIDRRLRALPLDGFTLGEKRVERHGFEAFQLKVETRETKAHRHFTEIRGLLEGAKLPDRVLARALGTFEILGRAEAEAHQVPLEKVHFHEVGAIDAIVDIVGTAWALELLGVERCYASVIPQGRGFVRAAHGVLPIPAPATLRILEGVAVRTTEIEAELTTPTGAALLRALCETIGEPVGIRPRKTGVATGTMDIKEFPNVLRAILGEPLVGEGAGSVEVLETTIDDMNPQLYGHLTEALFESGAAEVFLTPVQMKKGRPGVLVTALCDPRRAPAVVERLFAESSTIGVRVRREGRIELRRSIRDVETPLGRVRVKTIALPSGEERSVPEYDDLRRIAHATGRPLIEIMEEVRAHLLEGARSPT